One stretch of Schlesneria sp. DSM 10557 DNA includes these proteins:
- a CDS encoding ScpA family protein: MADYRVQLDSFSGPMDLLLYLVRRNEVDIVRLPIAKITSQFLEFLEVLQFLDLDLIGDFVVLASSLIEIKSRQVLPRAEEETTEVPLADDPCNELIEQLLEYKRYKDASVALEEQAAEWQERYPRLSDERPTVGKDPSEDSIKEVELWDLVSALSRVIQKKVVESTSSIRYDDTPISVYIDRIGAKVRENGRMAFSDFFEGSNLRSKIVGIFLAILELLRHHGFRAEQPNERGEIYVLPPLESPAGESAPASPTAEEAVPVKSEVASRDETD; this comes from the coding sequence ATGGCGGATTACCGAGTACAACTGGATTCCTTCAGCGGTCCGATGGACCTGCTGTTGTACCTGGTCCGCAGGAACGAGGTCGATATTGTCCGCCTGCCGATTGCCAAGATTACATCTCAGTTTCTCGAGTTCCTCGAAGTTCTGCAGTTTCTCGATCTTGACCTGATTGGTGATTTTGTTGTCCTGGCCAGTTCTCTGATCGAAATCAAAAGTCGACAGGTCCTGCCGCGTGCCGAGGAAGAAACGACCGAAGTACCGCTGGCGGACGATCCCTGTAACGAACTGATCGAGCAACTGCTGGAGTATAAACGGTACAAGGATGCCTCCGTTGCTCTGGAGGAACAGGCTGCGGAGTGGCAGGAACGTTATCCCCGACTGAGTGACGAACGGCCGACCGTCGGCAAAGACCCCAGTGAAGACTCCATCAAAGAGGTGGAACTTTGGGACCTGGTCAGCGCTCTGTCACGCGTGATCCAGAAGAAGGTTGTCGAGTCGACCTCCAGTATTCGTTACGACGACACACCCATCTCGGTTTACATCGACCGGATCGGGGCCAAGGTGCGCGAGAACGGACGAATGGCTTTCAGCGATTTCTTTGAAGGGAGCAACCTTCGCAGCAAGATCGTCGGAATCTTTCTCGCCATTCTGGAACTGTTGCGGCATCACGGTTTTCGAGCCGAGCAGCCCAACGAACGAGGGGAAATCTACGTTCTGCCCCCACTGGAATCACCCGCGGGCGAGTCCGCCCCCGCGTCGCCCACAGCAGAAGAAGCCGTTCCGGTCAAAAGTGAAGTCGCCAGCCGTGATGAAACCGACTGA
- a CDS encoding beta-ketoacyl synthase N-terminal-like domain-containing protein, which translates to MPPTDRSERIAIVGVGGVFPGGSNLDKFWQNIADGVDTGRSVPPDRWFLDPAKAVDKEGPKPDRVYSDWGCFVEGFQFDPEGLRLDPALLRQLDPLFHLGLHAARAAFRDAREMGGTERSRVGVILGNIVLPTESTSALCRDVLGRTLFERIVEAAAVPDGRKNELKRGAAELVAAGNWHPLNRLAASLPAVLIAEGLGLGGPAYTLDAACASSLYALKFACEELLAGRADAMLAGGMSRPDCQYTQMGFAQLKALSRGGRCAPLSSAADGLVVGEGAGVFVLKRLTDAVSAGDHIYGVIAGIGLSNDRGANLLAPHSEGQLRAMRSAYEQAGWRPSDVDLIECHATGTPVGDGVEIDSLHQLWADETSSPGQCVIGGVKSNVGHLLTGAGAAGLMKVLYAFRHETLPPTANFQQPAAGLARSGSPFRVLSRAEPWPRRTADVRGTVGATTGITPRRATINAFGFGGINAHVLIEEYCGPHHSNMMTRVPVPASPAQRPNSTADRSLSPAQDLDIAIVGVASSRGLLATGGLPATQSNRSDSLASDDASERAKSPSDIRDWGVTHSDWFLNEFAGAAEESTAAVTSVELPMGEFRIPPLEMQDMLPQQQLMLKVAAAALKDADSVADRADRSPSDAIALGNATGVFVGIELDPNTTNFHFRWSIEELASHWATALNLELSDEELTQWTTELKDSVSPPLSANRVMGNLGGIVASRLAREFNVGGPSFTISADANSGLRACAVAAQSLRRGELDRAVVGAVDLVCDIRHRVAVLRERQQNGDGGNPAFVDSATAFILKRREDAVRDGDHIHAILSRIETDPGEIGQLFPDGSTHRGHAEPPADGRSPADGLTVESPAGAATGLLRLFTAVESLSRHAIPESPSGGWMQNRVEQTRPITLSGLGPDGRSIRLELTTAPGPVRKAALAQRAAARETRAALPVGLFVIDGDSVEQLESGVNQLNERAANASSVATLASDWFRSRPPQPEHRWGLSLVVRSLAEIPDVARIAVNALRDQPAAVLDRRVRFTRTPLGTTGRLSFVFPGSGNAFLGMGRELLNAFPEVLHQQYLENERLRDQYRPDLIWFGDSTAAVLEQHKAMIFGQVALGTAVCDLLNRLGVTPDASIGYSLGESAALFGLRAWTDRDEMLRRMEQATLFGSDLVTPFEAARRAWNVPAGSPVRWTSGVIDRSAAVVQAAIQNLSHDQGRPGSSTADASGARVYLLIVNTPQQCVIGGETDGVERLVRDLGGTFVPFAAPSTVHCPILRQVEEAYRALHLMQTTVPLVKRPRIGTAHYEQPIDFYSTAWGRKYELSRESAAEAIVAQAVNTIDFPRVVEQAYSDGVRLFVEIGPGSSCTRMIDEILSDRPHRALSATPSTASPLVAFYELLAVLIAERIPVELRFLYGDARTTEATITSPSPTKRGIVTAVGGSPFLVPRPAKGWRIPPRASTFGMNVMTQFDDMVAARLRAHETYLRVTAEAQRIMAEQLALFTRIAAGEQVASPDLVAGPTVSDPVEPVEPVAPNAAPPVEELPPTPLVAPRSLNRAQCMEYAIGKIGRVLGPQFAPIDEFPTRVRLPDEPLMLADRMLEIEGEPLSMTSGRVVTEHDIHEGAWYLDCNRIPTCIAVEAGQADLFLSGWLGIDFQTKGLASYRLLDAVVTFHQELPGPGKTINYNIRILHFFRQGQTYLFRFEFDATVDGEPLLTMREGCAGFFTAAELNSGKGIIHTALDKQARPGKWTGNWKELVPLARESFSDAQLLALRRGDLAACFGAQFAQLPLTNPVTIPGLTRSGSAGADERSKMWLVDRILQIEPTGGKFGMGTILGELDIHPDDWFLTCHFCDDQVMPGTLMYECCMHTLRILLLRMGWLGEADQIVYEPIPGVRSRLKCRGQVLATTKKVWYEITLKEVGYRDFDAASGAPGVPSESSSPTATPYCLADALMYADGKPIVEITDMSVRMSGLTREFIERLWSSAAARGEKGVVISSQKFTPRYDRRPALFDTDRITAFAVGKPSEAFGDRYQVFDAERVIARLPGPPFQFLDRIVAISDCEQWVLNPGGVVVAQYDVPPDEWYFQSNRQRRMPFAVLLETALQPCGWLAAYVGSALTSDTDISFRNLGGTATQYRDVTPASGTLTTTVKMTRVSNAGGMIIQHYDFDLRCDDQPVYVGNTYFGFFSRASLLNQVGIREAKPFSPSPDEASQAERFAYQDRAPFADSQFQMIDNVQISLQNGPYGQGFAIGTTRVNPESWFFKAHFYQDPVVPGSLGLESFFQLLKFYAARRWNAGPDAQFLTPVLHDPASGTSGKHEWVYRGQVVPRDQLVTVTAVIKSVDDQRKTLIAEGFLSVDGRVIYQMKEFSLGLE; encoded by the coding sequence ATGCCGCCGACAGACCGTTCTGAACGTATCGCAATTGTCGGTGTTGGCGGGGTATTTCCGGGGGGCTCGAACCTCGACAAGTTCTGGCAGAACATCGCTGACGGGGTCGATACGGGGCGGTCCGTCCCCCCGGATCGCTGGTTCCTCGACCCGGCCAAAGCGGTCGACAAAGAGGGGCCGAAGCCGGATCGCGTTTACTCTGACTGGGGCTGCTTCGTCGAAGGCTTTCAGTTTGATCCCGAGGGACTGCGACTCGATCCAGCGTTGCTCCGTCAACTCGACCCCCTGTTTCATCTGGGCCTTCACGCCGCCCGCGCTGCTTTTCGAGATGCACGCGAGATGGGTGGCACGGAACGCTCACGGGTCGGCGTGATTCTGGGGAACATTGTTCTTCCCACGGAATCGACCTCGGCGCTCTGCCGGGATGTGCTGGGGCGAACTCTGTTCGAACGAATCGTTGAGGCCGCAGCCGTTCCGGACGGGCGGAAAAATGAGTTGAAGCGGGGGGCGGCGGAACTCGTCGCTGCGGGGAACTGGCATCCGTTGAACCGTCTGGCGGCGAGTCTGCCTGCCGTGTTGATTGCGGAAGGTTTGGGGCTGGGAGGTCCCGCGTATACGCTGGATGCCGCCTGTGCGTCGTCGCTTTATGCGTTGAAATTTGCATGTGAGGAACTGCTGGCGGGTCGTGCCGATGCCATGCTTGCCGGAGGGATGTCGCGACCCGATTGCCAATACACGCAGATGGGTTTCGCGCAGTTGAAAGCCCTCTCTCGTGGCGGGCGATGCGCTCCGCTCAGCTCTGCCGCCGATGGTCTCGTCGTGGGAGAAGGGGCGGGGGTCTTTGTCCTGAAACGCCTCACGGATGCGGTTTCCGCAGGGGACCACATTTACGGTGTGATCGCCGGGATCGGTCTGTCGAACGATCGCGGCGCGAACCTGCTCGCACCTCACTCCGAGGGCCAACTCCGTGCGATGCGGTCCGCCTACGAGCAGGCAGGCTGGCGTCCGAGCGACGTCGATTTGATCGAGTGCCACGCGACGGGGACGCCGGTCGGTGATGGGGTGGAGATCGACAGTCTGCATCAGTTGTGGGCCGACGAGACCTCGTCCCCCGGTCAGTGCGTTATCGGGGGCGTCAAATCGAACGTTGGTCACCTGTTGACGGGGGCCGGTGCCGCCGGGCTGATGAAAGTTCTGTACGCTTTCCGTCACGAGACGCTCCCACCGACGGCCAATTTTCAGCAGCCTGCGGCAGGACTGGCCCGGTCCGGCAGCCCGTTCCGTGTGCTGAGTCGTGCCGAACCCTGGCCACGGCGAACAGCGGACGTCCGTGGTACTGTGGGGGCTACCACCGGCATCACCCCTCGTCGTGCCACGATCAATGCCTTTGGCTTTGGCGGTATTAACGCGCATGTGCTGATTGAAGAGTATTGCGGACCGCATCATTCCAACATGATGACGCGGGTACCCGTTCCCGCGTCTCCGGCACAGCGACCCAACTCCACGGCAGACCGCTCGCTATCGCCGGCGCAGGATCTCGACATTGCCATCGTCGGGGTGGCCAGTTCCCGGGGTCTCCTCGCAACCGGGGGTCTCCCTGCAACGCAGAGTAATAGATCGGATTCACTCGCTTCGGACGACGCCTCAGAGAGAGCGAAATCTCCTTCCGATATCCGAGATTGGGGCGTCACTCACTCGGACTGGTTCCTAAACGAGTTCGCCGGTGCGGCGGAAGAAAGTACGGCAGCGGTGACGTCCGTAGAACTGCCCATGGGCGAGTTCCGTATCCCGCCACTGGAAATGCAGGACATGCTGCCCCAGCAGCAGTTGATGCTCAAGGTCGCCGCAGCAGCCCTGAAGGACGCTGACAGCGTTGCCGATCGTGCTGACCGCAGTCCGTCGGACGCCATCGCGCTTGGCAACGCCACGGGAGTTTTTGTCGGGATCGAACTCGACCCAAATACCACGAATTTTCACTTCCGCTGGTCGATCGAGGAACTGGCCTCGCACTGGGCAACGGCGCTCAACCTTGAGCTGTCGGATGAGGAACTGACGCAATGGACGACGGAGTTGAAAGACTCGGTCAGTCCCCCCCTGTCGGCCAACCGGGTCATGGGCAATCTGGGGGGAATTGTTGCCAGTCGTCTGGCTCGTGAATTCAATGTCGGGGGACCGAGCTTCACGATTTCCGCTGATGCGAATTCCGGGCTGCGGGCGTGTGCTGTAGCGGCCCAGAGTTTGCGCCGAGGTGAACTCGATCGAGCCGTCGTCGGGGCAGTTGATCTCGTCTGTGACATCCGTCATCGGGTGGCGGTCCTGCGGGAACGGCAGCAGAATGGCGACGGCGGCAATCCGGCGTTTGTGGATAGTGCGACGGCCTTCATTCTCAAGCGACGTGAAGATGCCGTACGAGACGGGGATCACATCCATGCGATCCTCTCGCGAATCGAAACGGATCCCGGGGAAATTGGACAGCTCTTCCCTGATGGTTCGACACACAGAGGCCATGCCGAACCTCCAGCCGACGGTCGCTCCCCTGCCGACGGTTTGACGGTGGAATCGCCGGCGGGTGCTGCGACAGGATTGCTGAGGCTGTTTACAGCGGTCGAATCGCTTTCCCGGCATGCGATCCCGGAATCTCCGTCGGGTGGCTGGATGCAGAACCGGGTGGAGCAGACTCGACCGATCACGTTGTCAGGTCTGGGCCCGGACGGCCGATCAATCCGACTGGAACTGACCACGGCACCCGGACCCGTTCGCAAAGCGGCTCTTGCCCAGCGGGCTGCTGCTCGTGAAACTCGCGCGGCGTTGCCCGTGGGCCTGTTCGTCATCGACGGGGATTCGGTCGAACAGCTTGAGTCCGGGGTGAATCAACTGAACGAACGCGCGGCGAACGCGAGTTCTGTTGCGACCCTGGCTTCGGACTGGTTTCGATCCCGGCCTCCTCAACCAGAACACCGCTGGGGACTGTCGCTAGTCGTTCGATCGCTGGCGGAAATTCCCGATGTCGCTCGGATTGCCGTCAACGCATTGCGTGACCAGCCCGCCGCTGTCCTGGATCGGCGCGTTCGTTTCACGCGAACACCGCTCGGGACTACGGGGCGATTGTCCTTTGTCTTCCCCGGTTCGGGGAATGCATTCCTCGGGATGGGGCGTGAGCTGCTGAACGCATTTCCGGAGGTGCTGCACCAGCAGTATCTCGAAAATGAACGGTTGCGAGATCAGTACCGTCCCGACCTGATCTGGTTCGGGGATTCAACCGCAGCAGTACTGGAACAGCACAAAGCGATGATCTTTGGGCAGGTGGCCTTGGGAACGGCCGTCTGTGACCTGCTGAATCGTCTGGGTGTCACGCCTGACGCCAGCATCGGTTATAGCCTGGGGGAATCCGCCGCACTCTTCGGGCTGCGGGCCTGGACTGACCGGGACGAGATGTTGCGACGGATGGAACAGGCAACGCTGTTCGGCAGTGATCTGGTCACACCGTTTGAAGCAGCCCGGCGCGCCTGGAATGTTCCTGCTGGTTCGCCCGTTCGCTGGACATCAGGTGTCATCGACCGATCGGCGGCAGTGGTTCAGGCGGCGATCCAGAACCTGTCACACGATCAGGGACGACCTGGTTCGTCTACTGCCGACGCATCAGGGGCACGGGTTTATCTGCTGATCGTGAACACCCCGCAACAATGTGTGATCGGTGGGGAAACAGATGGTGTCGAACGACTTGTCCGGGATCTGGGCGGAACTTTCGTTCCGTTTGCAGCACCGAGTACCGTTCACTGTCCGATCCTGCGGCAAGTCGAAGAAGCCTATCGGGCACTACACCTGATGCAGACGACGGTTCCTCTGGTGAAGCGGCCTCGAATTGGCACCGCTCATTACGAGCAACCGATCGATTTCTACAGCACGGCGTGGGGCCGGAAATACGAACTGAGCCGGGAATCGGCCGCCGAGGCCATTGTGGCGCAGGCCGTCAATACCATCGATTTCCCGCGGGTGGTCGAGCAGGCCTATTCGGATGGCGTCCGCCTGTTCGTGGAGATTGGTCCGGGAAGTTCGTGCACGCGGATGATCGATGAGATCCTGAGCGACCGTCCGCATCGTGCCCTGTCTGCGACCCCCTCGACCGCGTCCCCCCTGGTTGCGTTTTACGAACTTCTGGCTGTGCTGATTGCGGAGCGAATCCCCGTCGAACTGCGGTTCCTCTACGGCGACGCACGAACGACCGAAGCCACGATCACCAGTCCCTCCCCCACGAAGCGGGGTATTGTGACAGCGGTGGGTGGTTCTCCGTTCTTGGTGCCCAGACCAGCGAAGGGATGGCGAATCCCGCCACGAGCGTCCACTTTTGGAATGAATGTCATGACTCAGTTTGATGATATGGTGGCCGCCCGACTGCGTGCTCATGAAACCTATCTGCGTGTGACCGCGGAAGCTCAGCGGATCATGGCGGAACAGTTGGCGCTCTTCACCCGGATTGCTGCGGGCGAACAAGTTGCCTCGCCCGATCTCGTCGCGGGGCCGACGGTCTCCGATCCGGTGGAACCAGTGGAACCTGTCGCGCCGAATGCTGCGCCGCCTGTTGAAGAGTTGCCGCCGACTCCGCTGGTGGCCCCTCGCTCGCTGAACCGGGCGCAGTGCATGGAATACGCTATTGGCAAGATTGGTCGGGTGCTGGGACCGCAGTTCGCTCCGATCGATGAATTCCCGACGCGCGTCCGGTTGCCGGACGAACCGCTGATGCTCGCTGATCGGATGCTGGAAATTGAAGGCGAACCACTGTCGATGACATCAGGCCGTGTCGTGACCGAGCACGACATCCATGAAGGGGCCTGGTATCTCGACTGCAACCGCATTCCCACGTGTATTGCGGTCGAAGCGGGACAGGCGGACCTGTTCCTGTCAGGGTGGCTGGGAATTGATTTTCAGACCAAGGGCCTGGCCAGTTATCGATTGCTCGATGCGGTCGTCACGTTCCATCAAGAGCTGCCCGGTCCCGGAAAAACCATCAATTACAATATCCGCATTCTTCACTTCTTCCGTCAGGGACAGACATATCTGTTCCGCTTCGAGTTTGACGCGACGGTGGACGGAGAACCGCTGCTGACGATGCGGGAAGGTTGCGCGGGGTTCTTCACCGCTGCCGAACTGAATAGCGGGAAAGGGATCATCCACACGGCTCTCGATAAGCAGGCACGTCCCGGAAAGTGGACCGGCAACTGGAAGGAACTGGTACCGCTCGCACGCGAAAGCTTCTCCGACGCTCAGTTGCTGGCCCTGCGGAGAGGGGATCTTGCCGCTTGCTTCGGTGCTCAGTTCGCACAACTTCCGCTCACGAACCCGGTCACCATTCCCGGTCTGACCAGATCCGGGTCGGCGGGGGCTGACGAACGCTCGAAGATGTGGCTGGTTGACCGCATTCTTCAGATCGAGCCGACCGGCGGGAAGTTCGGCATGGGAACGATCCTGGGCGAACTGGATATTCATCCGGATGACTGGTTTCTGACGTGTCACTTCTGTGACGATCAGGTGATGCCGGGAACGCTGATGTATGAATGCTGCATGCATACACTGCGGATCCTGCTGCTGCGAATGGGTTGGCTGGGTGAAGCGGACCAGATCGTGTATGAGCCGATTCCCGGCGTCCGCAGCCGCTTGAAATGCCGCGGTCAGGTTCTCGCGACCACAAAGAAGGTCTGGTACGAGATCACGCTGAAGGAAGTCGGCTACCGAGACTTTGACGCAGCCAGCGGTGCCCCGGGTGTCCCCTCGGAATCGTCGAGTCCCACCGCGACCCCGTACTGCCTTGCCGATGCCTTGATGTATGCGGACGGGAAACCGATCGTCGAAATTACCGACATGTCCGTAAGGATGTCGGGCCTGACGCGGGAGTTCATTGAGCGACTGTGGAGTTCCGCAGCGGCGCGTGGCGAAAAGGGCGTTGTCATTTCCTCACAGAAATTTACGCCTCGCTACGATCGCCGCCCTGCACTGTTTGACACCGACCGAATCACCGCGTTCGCCGTTGGTAAGCCGTCAGAAGCCTTTGGGGACCGCTACCAGGTCTTCGACGCGGAACGAGTCATTGCCAGACTTCCGGGACCACCGTTCCAATTCCTGGACCGCATTGTCGCGATCAGTGACTGTGAGCAGTGGGTGCTGAACCCAGGCGGAGTCGTCGTCGCTCAGTACGACGTTCCTCCCGATGAATGGTACTTCCAGTCGAACCGTCAGCGGCGAATGCCATTCGCTGTCCTGCTGGAAACAGCCCTGCAGCCATGTGGCTGGCTGGCCGCCTACGTCGGCTCTGCGCTCACCAGCGACACGGATATCTCGTTCAGAAACCTCGGTGGGACGGCAACACAATACCGGGATGTGACCCCCGCATCGGGAACGCTCACGACGACTGTGAAAATGACTCGCGTTTCCAACGCGGGGGGGATGATCATTCAGCACTATGACTTCGATCTTCGCTGTGACGATCAGCCTGTCTATGTCGGGAATACCTACTTTGGATTTTTCTCGCGTGCCTCACTGCTGAATCAGGTGGGGATCCGTGAGGCGAAACCTTTCTCGCCGTCGCCGGACGAGGCGAGTCAGGCCGAACGCTTCGCATATCAGGACCGAGCTCCCTTCGCGGATTCGCAGTTCCAGATGATCGATAACGTTCAAATCTCGCTGCAGAATGGCCCCTACGGTCAGGGCTTCGCCATCGGCACAACCAGGGTGAATCCCGAATCGTGGTTCTTCAAGGCTCACTTCTACCAGGATCCTGTTGTGCCAGGATCGCTGGGGCTGGAATCGTTCTTCCAGTTACTGAAATTCTACGCCGCTCGTCGGTGGAACGCGGGGCCGGATGCGCAGTTCCTGACACCGGTACTCCACGATCCCGCATCCGGGACGAGTGGCAAACACGAATGGGTCTACCGCGGACAAGTGGTGCCACGCGACCAGTTGGTGACCGTGACCGCTGTCATCAAAAGTGTTGACGACCAGCGAAAAACGCTGATTGCGGAAGGCTTCCTGTCGGTGGATGGACGAGTCATCTATCAGATGAAAGAGTTTTCATTGGGCCTCGAGTGA
- the clpP gene encoding ATP-dependent Clp endopeptidase proteolytic subunit ClpP, whose translation MTSLVPYVIEKNGREERAMDIYSRLLRDRIILLGSAINDDVSNSIVAQLLYLQFEDSKADIHMYINSPGGSITSGMAIYDTMQFISCDVATYCLGQCASMGAMLLTAGTKGKRFALPNSRIMIHQPLAGMQGTAVELEIHAKEVIRTKRRMNELMFKHTGQTLDKIEQDTDRDNFMSAEEARHYGLIDTVLEQLPVPPSHQS comes from the coding sequence ATGACTTCACTTGTTCCTTACGTTATTGAAAAAAACGGCCGTGAAGAACGGGCGATGGACATCTACAGTCGCTTGCTTCGCGATCGAATCATTCTGCTGGGAAGTGCCATCAATGATGATGTCTCCAACAGCATCGTCGCTCAATTGCTGTACCTTCAATTCGAAGACAGCAAGGCCGACATCCACATGTACATCAACAGCCCCGGTGGTTCGATCACCTCGGGCATGGCCATCTATGACACGATGCAGTTCATCAGTTGCGACGTCGCGACGTACTGCCTGGGTCAGTGCGCCAGTATGGGTGCGATGCTGCTGACAGCCGGAACCAAGGGAAAGCGATTCGCACTGCCCAATAGCCGCATCATGATCCATCAGCCACTGGCCGGGATGCAGGGGACAGCCGTCGAACTCGAAATTCATGCCAAGGAAGTCATCCGCACCAAGCGGCGCATGAACGAATTGATGTTCAAGCACACCGGCCAGACCCTGGACAAGATTGAACAGGACACCGATCGAGACAACTTCATGTCGGCCGAAGAGGCTCGCCACTACGGTTTGATCGACACGGTTCTTGAACAATTGCCAGTTCCACCGTCGCATCAGTCTTAA
- a CDS encoding ATP-dependent Clp protease proteolytic subunit: MLDLSRSSLSPQVNASRDYARQRQMGIGDLLLENRIVFLDGPIHDASANLIVMKLLYLQSENKHQDVHFYINSPGGSVTATMAIYDTMQFLQCSVATYCVGLAASGGAILVAGGTKGKRFILPHAKMMIHQPYGEVGGQVSDIEIQAQEILETREVLNQILAVHTGQPVEVIAKDTGRDRYMNANQAKEYGLIDEILVNPKAKLAAAK; the protein is encoded by the coding sequence ATGCTCGATCTGTCTCGTAGTTCTCTGTCGCCGCAAGTGAATGCTTCACGCGACTATGCGCGCCAGCGTCAGATGGGCATTGGCGATCTGCTGCTCGAGAACCGGATCGTCTTTCTGGATGGCCCGATCCACGATGCCAGTGCCAACCTGATCGTGATGAAGCTGCTGTACTTGCAGTCAGAAAACAAACACCAGGACGTCCATTTTTACATTAACTCGCCCGGCGGCTCGGTCACGGCCACGATGGCGATCTACGACACGATGCAGTTCCTGCAGTGCAGTGTGGCAACGTACTGCGTCGGTCTGGCAGCCAGCGGCGGCGCCATCCTGGTCGCCGGTGGAACCAAAGGCAAGCGATTCATCCTGCCTCACGCGAAGATGATGATCCACCAGCCTTATGGCGAAGTGGGAGGTCAGGTTTCCGACATCGAAATCCAGGCTCAGGAAATCCTCGAGACCCGCGAAGTCTTGAATCAGATTCTCGCTGTCCACACGGGCCAGCCAGTAGAAGTGATTGCCAAGGATACCGGTCGCGACCGTTACATGAACGCCAACCAGGCGAAAGAATACGGACTGATCGATGAAATTCTGGTCAATCCCAAAGCAAAACTGGCCGCCGCGAAATGA